Proteins co-encoded in one Nocardioides sp. genomic window:
- a CDS encoding acyl-CoA thioesterase encodes MTEPEARPVSFSRVSLADMTHPSQANLLGNLHGGEIMKLADSTAGAVANRHSGGPAVTAAMDEMVFLEPVHVGDIVRTYGQVNWAGRSSMEIGVRVEAQPWGNAADQPVHVASAYFVFVAIDDHGASRRVPALLIESDEDARRQREAEIRRANRLARKTEIDAGRS; translated from the coding sequence GTGACCGAACCCGAAGCGCGGCCCGTCTCGTTCTCCCGCGTGTCCCTGGCGGACATGACCCATCCGTCCCAGGCCAACCTGCTCGGCAACCTGCACGGCGGCGAGATCATGAAGTTGGCCGACTCCACGGCCGGCGCGGTGGCCAATCGGCACAGCGGTGGTCCGGCGGTCACCGCCGCGATGGACGAGATGGTCTTCCTCGAACCCGTCCACGTCGGCGACATCGTCCGCACCTATGGGCAGGTGAATTGGGCCGGCCGCTCGTCGATGGAGATCGGCGTACGAGTCGAGGCGCAGCCGTGGGGCAATGCGGCGGATCAGCCGGTGCACGTGGCGTCGGCATATTTCGTGTTCGTGGCAATCGACGATCACGGGGCGTCGCGTCGTGTGCCGGCATTGCTGATCGAGTCAGATGAGGACGCGCGTCGCCAGCGTGAGGCCGAGATCCGCCGGGCCAACCGCCTGGCGCGCAAGACCGAGATCGACGCTGGGCGCAGTTGA
- a CDS encoding LCP family protein, with the protein MSTAPSLTVAERASRVRFRRAMSLMVLTLFLPGSAQMIAGNRRVGWVALRIWGAVVGLGLIAAVMSLADHETGFTLLANTSLLLFVRLLLMVGAIAWVALFMDAWRLGQPLALQQRQRLAIVGVNGFLSLTTAAVMLFGAHVVGVQRDFLITMFGDGASSAAHHGRYNVLLMGGDSGADRWGMRPDSMTVASIDAETGRTVLISLPRNMQNFPFRAGSVMDKQFPEGFNLEGQYLNGVSTWAQDHTTLFKHSERAGVDATVSAVEGITGLKMNYWAMVNLGGFRELVDAVGGVELNVRQPIPVGLPTDSYFHYIDPGTRKLTGQETLWFARARYDSDDYSRMARQKCVMSAMLNQVSPQSALTNFQAIANASSEMVSTSVPGSDVGRLMALAVKAKGQPITTLSLVPPMINTAQPDIALVQRKVKESIARAEGTLKAPVSRKSKRAKQQSVTGGSVGTLKDGYAANESDDLAASC; encoded by the coding sequence GTGTCGACCGCTCCTTCCCTCACGGTCGCCGAACGCGCCAGTCGCGTACGGTTCCGCCGTGCGATGTCGCTGATGGTGCTCACCTTGTTCCTGCCCGGCTCGGCGCAGATGATCGCCGGCAACCGGCGGGTCGGGTGGGTCGCCCTGCGAATCTGGGGCGCTGTGGTCGGGCTGGGCCTGATCGCAGCGGTGATGTCGCTGGCTGATCACGAGACCGGCTTCACGCTGCTGGCCAACACCAGCCTGCTGCTCTTCGTACGCCTGCTGCTGATGGTCGGCGCCATCGCCTGGGTGGCGCTCTTCATGGACGCGTGGCGGCTGGGCCAGCCGCTCGCGCTGCAGCAGCGCCAGCGCCTGGCGATCGTCGGGGTCAACGGCTTCCTGAGTCTCACCACCGCCGCGGTGATGCTCTTCGGTGCCCACGTCGTCGGCGTCCAACGCGACTTCCTGATCACGATGTTCGGTGACGGCGCTTCGAGTGCTGCCCACCACGGCCGCTACAACGTGCTCCTCATGGGCGGCGACTCCGGCGCCGACCGCTGGGGGATGCGGCCCGACTCGATGACCGTCGCCTCAATCGATGCCGAGACCGGCCGCACCGTGCTGATCAGCCTGCCGCGCAACATGCAGAACTTCCCATTCCGAGCGGGCTCGGTGATGGACAAGCAGTTCCCCGAAGGATTCAACCTCGAGGGGCAGTACCTCAACGGCGTCTCGACGTGGGCACAAGACCACACGACGTTGTTCAAGCACTCCGAGCGCGCCGGTGTCGACGCCACCGTGTCGGCGGTCGAGGGCATCACCGGACTCAAGATGAACTACTGGGCGATGGTGAACCTCGGCGGTTTCCGTGAACTGGTCGATGCGGTCGGCGGGGTGGAGTTGAACGTACGCCAGCCGATCCCCGTCGGCCTGCCCACCGACTCCTACTTCCACTACATCGACCCCGGCACCCGCAAGCTCACCGGCCAGGAGACGTTGTGGTTCGCCCGAGCCCGCTACGATTCTGACGATTACAGCCGGATGGCCCGGCAGAAGTGCGTGATGTCGGCGATGCTCAACCAGGTCAGTCCGCAGTCGGCCCTGACCAACTTCCAGGCCATCGCCAACGCGTCATCGGAGATGGTCTCGACCAGCGTTCCGGGCTCGGACGTGGGTCGGCTGATGGCGCTGGCCGTCAAGGCCAAGGGCCAGCCGATCACGACACTCTCCCTGGTGCCCCCGATGATCAACACCGCGCAACCCGACATCGCGTTGGTCCAGCGCAAGGTCAAGGAGTCGATCGCGCGCGCAGAAGGCACTCTGAAGGCGCCGGTCTCCAGGAAGTCGAAGCGTGCGAAGCAGCAGTCCGTTACCGGTGGTTCGGTCGGAACCCTCAAGGACGGGTACGCCGCCAACGAGTCGGACGACCTTGCCGCGAGCTGCTGA